Sequence from the Ectothiorhodospira sp. BSL-9 genome:
GCAGCGGGCCGTGAAGCTGGTGCCTGCCCAGGGGGAGAATGGGTTACATGAGGTGGAGTTCGAGTCCGGCGCCCGTCTCAAGAGCAAGACCCTGGTGCTGGCCACCGGCGCCCGCTGGCGGGAGATGAATGTGCCCGGCGAGCAGGAGTATCGTAACAAGGGTGTGGCCTATTGCCCCCACTGTGACGGCCCCCTGTACAAGGGCAAGCGCGTGGCGGTGATCGGCGGTGGCAACTCCGGCGTGGAAGCGGCCATCGATCTGGCCGGCGTGGTGGCCCATGTGACCCTGGTGGAGTTCATGACGGAACTGCGGGCCGATGCGGTGCTGCAGAAGAAGCTCAGAAGCCTGCCCAACGTGGACATCATCACCCACGCCCAGAGCACCGAGGTGAACGGGGATGGCAACAAGGTGAATGGCCTGACCTACAAGGATCGGGATACCGACGAGATCAAGCGCATTGATCTGGAAGGGATCTTCGTGCAGATCGGCCTGGTGCCCAACACCGAGTGGCTGCGGGAGTCGGGTGTGGAGCTCAGCGGTCGCGGCGAGATCGTCACTGATGCCCATGGCATGACGTCGATCTCAGGCGTGTTTGCAGCAGGTGATGTGACCACGGTGCCCTACAAGCAGATCGTGATCGCGGTGGGCGAGGGCGCCCGGGCCGCGCTGGGGGCCTTTGATCATTTGATTCGGCACTGAGGGATAATTGGCCCCTTTCCCCTCACCCCAACCCCTCCCCCCAGAGGGGAGAGGGGTTGGGAAAAGGTGTCTGTCCCCTTTTTTTCTGATCGGGGACGGGTACCATGAATTTCATGGTACCCGTCCCCAATGCCTCCATGTCCATACCCCCTCTGATCCTTCCCCTTCTCGCCGCTATCCTCTGGCTCACCGCCTGCGGTGAAACGAATCAGGGAGACAACACCCAAGAGGCCGAACGCCGCGCCCCCGTGGCCGCCGCCGAGGTCCGGACGCGGGATCTGTCCCGTAGCCTCACCCTTTCCGCCACCATCGAACCCCGGGTGGTCATCCGCCTGGCGAGTCGCACCCAGGGCACCATCGACCAGGTGCACGTGGAGGCGGGCGACCGGGTGGACCGGGGCGATCTGCTGCTGGAGCTGGACCTGTCCGAACACCGGGCCGAGCTGGCCCGGGCCCGGGCCCAGGAAGAAGAGGCCCAGCTGGAATACAACCGCAGCCAGCAACTGCGCGGCGAGGGCGTGGTCAGTGATGCCGATTTCCAGCGGGCTCGGGTGGCCCTGCAGATCAATCGCAGCCAGCGTCAGCTCTGGGAGACCCGCATCGCCTACGGTCGGGTGATGGCCCCCCTGGATGCCGTGATCACCGACCGCTTCGTGGAACCTGGCGAGGCGGTGGAGGCCCAGGACACCCTGTTCGAGCTGGCGGCCATGGATGAGCTGGTCATGCGCCCCGGCGTCTCCGAGATGGACGTGGTGCACCTGGAGGTGGGCCAGAGCCTGCCCATCACCCTGGATGCCCTGCCCGATGAGACCCTGGAGGGGCGTATCCGCCGCATCTTCCCCATGGCCCAGCCTGGTAGTCGGTTGGTGACCGTGGAGGTGGCGCTGCCCTCGGATGCCACCGGGCGAGGTGTGCGCCCCGGTTTTCTCGGCCGCATTGCCACCCGGGTGGATGCCCGCCCCGAGGCCCTGGCCGTCCCGGCGGCGGCCATCGGTGAGGATGGCGATGCGCGCTATGTGTATCTGATACGCGATGAGCGCCTGGAGCGTCGCACCATCGAAACCGGTGTGAGCCGGGGGCAGTGGACCGAGGTGCTGAAGGGCCTGGAGGATGGCGATGTGATCCTGGCCACCAATCCCATCGACATGAGTGACGGTGCCCGTGTGCGGATCGTCGGGTGGCGGGGATGAATCTGTCCCACCTGTCCATCCGCCGGCCCATCGGCACCCTGGCCCTGGCCTCGGTGGTGTTTGTGCTGGGCCTGTTCTTCGTGGATCGGCTGCCCATCGACCTGTTGCCCACCATTGAATATCCCCATATTCGCGTGACGGTGAACCACCCGGGCGTGGCCCCGGAGGTGATGGAGGAGCAGGTCACCCGGGTGCTGGAGCGCAACCTGGCGGCCACCGAAAACCTCACCCGCATCTACAGCCGGGCCTCGGAGGGGCGCACCAACGTCAACCTGTTGTTCGAGTACGGCACCAACCTGGATCTGGCGCTGCAGGATGCCTCCCGGTATCTGGAACTGGCCCGCACCCAGTTGCCGCCCGATATCGAACCCCCCCGACTGTACAAGTTCGATCCCTCCCAGGACCCGGTCTGGCAGGCAGGCTTCAGTTCCACGGTGCGCTCTGAGGTGGAGGTGCGCGACTGGGTGGATAATCGCCTGGCACCCCAGCTGCTGGCCATTCATGGGGTGTCCGGCGTGGAGGCCGCCGGGGGCATGGTGCGGGAGATGGAGGTGATCGTCGACCAGGCACGGCTGCGATCCTATGGCCTGACCATGAAGGATCTCATCGACACCCTGGAGGCGGAGAACGTGGATATCGCCGCCGGCTGGGTGACCGGTGAGAGTTTTGATGTGATGGCCAAGACGGATGGGCTGTTCACCTCGGTGGCGGATATCGAGAACGTCCTCATCGATTTGCCGGGGGACACCGGTCAGCGTATCCGCCTGTCGGATGTGGCCCAGGTGCGGGACGGACATCGGGCGCAACGACTGTTTGTGCGCCTCAATGGCACGCCAGCGGCGCAGATCTCCGTGTTCAAGCTGCCCGAGGCCAACACGGTGGAGGTGGTGGATCAGGTGCAGGCCACCCTGGCGCGCCTGGAGCGTTCAGGTTACATCCCCGAGGACATCGCCTATCAGGCGACGACCGATCCGGCCTTCTTCATCCGCGGTGCCATCGGCAGTGTGGCCACGGCGGCCATCCTGGGCGGGGTGCTGGCCATGCTCATGGTGCTGCTGTTCCTGGGGAGCCTGCGCAAGGGATTCGTGATCGGGTTGTCCATTCCCATTGCCATCATGGCGGCGTTTGCCTTGATGGGGGCCAGCGGCCTCACCCTCAACATCATCAGCCTGGGTGGGCTGGCCCTGGGGGTGGGGCTGCTGGTGGACAACGCCATCGTCATGCTGGAGAACATCTACCGGCATCGGGAGCAGCTGGGCAAGTCGTCCCGGGACTCGGCCCTGGATGGCTCCCGCGAGGTGGTCTCGGCCATGACCGCCTCCACCCTCACCAACCTGGCGGCGGTGCTCCCCTTCCTGCTCATCACCGGCATCGCGGCGCTGATCTTCCGGGATCTGATTCTCACCATTGCCTTTGCCATCATCGCCACCCTGGCGGCCGCCCTGACTCTGGTGCCGATGCTGGCGGCCCTGCTGGGTGAGGTGCGTTTCTCCAGTGGACTGGAGCACAGCCGTCCCCTGCAGGCCTTCAATCGAGGCATCGGGCACCTGCGACGTGGCTATCGACGCATCCTGCCACGAGTGTTGCGTTGGCGCTGGGCCGTGGTGGGGCTGGCCGGCATGGCCCTGGTGGGGGCCTGGCTGGCGTCCACGCAACTGGGCACCGAGTTTCTGCCGCAGGTGGATGATGGCAACGTGAGTGTGCGCATGGTGCTACCCCCGGGCACACCGCCCCAGGAGACCGACGCCGCTGTGCGCCAGATCGAGCAGCGTCTGCAGGATCTGCCCCATGTGGAAACGGTGTTCAGCATGGTGGGGGGGCATCTGAGCGGGGGCATCATCAACGAGCGGCCCGGCACCGCCAACCTGCGGGTGCAACTCACCCCGGCCGGCGCGCGCCCCGACATGCCCGCTGGTCGATGGGTTTCCCAGGCCCAGGATGCCCTGGATGAACTGGACCTGCCGGGGGCACGGATCAGTGTGCGTCCGCCCTCCATCCCCGGGCTGCGCCTTGGCGCAGGGGATGAGGATCTGTCCATCGGCATTGTCGGCGAGGACCTGGATCAGCTGCAGCGCCTGGCCCGGGAGGTGAGTGCGCGACTGGAGGGGATCGACGGCCTTGAAGGCGTGGAAGTGGGTCGCGAGGACCGCAGCCCGCTGCTACGGATCATCGTTGATCGGGAGCGGGCGGCGGACCTGGGATTGCGGGTTTCGGAAGTGGGCGGGGCCATCCGCGACGCGGTGGACGGAGCCGTGCCCACCCGTTTTCTCACCCAGAACCAGGAGTACGATGTGCGCGTGCGTCTGCCCCGGGAGAGGGTGGCCGATACCGAGGCGCTGGGGGGCATGCTGCTGTTCCGTCAGGGGGGTGAGCCGGTGCTCCTGCGGGACGTGGCCCGGTTTGAACTGGGCGAGGGGCCGGCCCATATCGAGCGGGAAAACCAGAGCCGCATCGCCCGCGTGAATGGGGACATCAACACGGCGGTGGCGGACACCGGCACCATCATGGCCCAGGTGGAGGAACGTCTGGCGGATCTGGAGCTGCCAGATGACTACAGCCTGATCTTCTCGGGCCAGTGGGAGACCATCCAGGAAACCCAGCGGGAGTTGCTGACCGTGGTGCTGCTGGCGGTGTTTCTGGTGTTTGTGGTGCTGGCGGTGCAGTACGAGCGCCTGAGCAACCCGCTGGTGATCCTGTCGGCAGCGCCCCTGTCGCTGGTGGGGGTGGTGAGCATACTGTGGCTCACGCAGACGCCCCTGTCGGCGCCGGTGATGATCGGTGTGGTGCTGCTCATCGGCATCGTGGTGAACAACGCCATCCTGTTGGTGGAGTACATCGAGATCGGCCGGCGGGTGCAGGGCCTGGGTCTGGCCCGGGCGGTGGTGCGCGCCGGCGGCGTGCGTCTGCGGCCCATCCTGATGACCACCTCGACCACCGTGCTGGGCATGACGCCGCTGGCCACCGGCATGGGCTCAGGCACGGAGATCATGCAGCCCCTGGCCCTGACGGTGATCGGGGGGCTGCTGGTGTCCATGTTGCTGACGTTGTTTGTGGTGCCGTGTCTGTATCTGATCCTGGGGGGTGCGGCGCGCCTCCTCAATCGGGCACAAACAACTTCCCGGTGACCAGTGCCATCGTCGTCCTCACCAGTACCGCCAGGATCACGAAGGTGGTCAGGGTCAGCACCGCTCCGGCCACCAGGGTGAGCCCGATGCCTCGCATTGCGTCCAGATACGTCAGGGTGGCGATGGACATGGCCGCCAGCGGGAAGGTGTAGGCCCACCAGGAGACGAAGAAGGGCACCTTGAGGAACTGCGGCGTCAGGCTCACGTTGAGCACCGTGATGAACAGGCCCACATACACCAGCATCCTCACCAGCATGTCCACCTCATGGCCCATCAGCCCCATGTAGCCGATCATGCCCACGGCGGGTGGGGCGATGAGGATGAACAGGGTGGGCAGGAACTTGGCCGGCAGTGGATTGTGGAAGACGATGCGGTAGAAGACGATGGTGAACAGGATGATCCAGAAGATCATGCCGATGGAGAAGAAGAACCAGGAGGTCTCCACAAAGCCCAGGGGCACGCCTCCTACTGGCACCAGCAGGTTACCCACCACCGGGATGAACCAGGCGGGATTGATCATGTTGATCTCGTGGGACTGCGTGATCCAGCGCCCCAGCAGGTAGACCGTGGCCATGAAATGCAGGGTGGTGCCCACGGCCCAGAGCACCAGGGAGAGTGCTGGCCAGTGATCCAGCGCCGCGATGCCCAGCAGCAGCAGCGAAATGCTGAAGGTGGGGAAAAAGTTCACGCGGATGGGGTGCCTGAATTCCGCCACCACCTCGCCGAAATGCCGCATGGCCTTGGTGAGGTAGAGCAGGGTGATGCTCACGAAGATGGCCGCCCCCAGGATCAGCAGCCCCTCGCCGATGATGGCCGGCAGTCCCAGTACCTCATGGGCCTTGCGCCAGGCCAGCCCCAGTCCGGTGATGCCCATCACCATGGCGAACAGGGGGATGGGCACATGCATCAGCCAGTGGCTGGGGCCGGGTGCTTCAGTGGTTTGGCTGGAAGGGGATTCCATGGCGCGGGGCTCCTGTTGGCATCGGTGGCCCGGGTGGATGATGTCGGGCCTATATTTCCTCCAGCACTATAAATAAGAAGATGCTGATAGACAAATTGTTACCCCGTAAACCGTGGTAAAGGGGGACAGATTAAAATCTGTCCCCCTTTACCACTTACCTTATTGCCTCATAAACCGCGCCATCTGGCTCGACCCCCCAAGGGCCGGATCCAGCTCCCCCAGATCCACAAACTGCACCCGATACCCGTGCCGGGCGGCCACACCCCAGCCCCATTTGCGAAAGCGCGCCCGGGTCCATTCAAAAAAATGCCCAGGATGGCGCATCTCCCCGGGGGCCAGCCCGTACAACTGGTTGTATTCCTGATTGGGGGTGGTCACCAGCACGGTGCCTGGCCGCATGCAGCCGAACACCGCGTCTTCCAGTCGGGACAGGTGACGCGGGTCGATGTGCTCAATGGTCTCGATGAGGGCGGCCACGTCAAAGCCCTGCAACGATGGGTCCGGTTC
This genomic interval carries:
- a CDS encoding SLAC1 anion channel family protein; the encoded protein is MESPSSQTTEAPGPSHWLMHVPIPLFAMVMGITGLGLAWRKAHEVLGLPAIIGEGLLILGAAIFVSITLLYLTKAMRHFGEVVAEFRHPIRVNFFPTFSISLLLLGIAALDHWPALSLVLWAVGTTLHFMATVYLLGRWITQSHEINMINPAWFIPVVGNLLVPVGGVPLGFVETSWFFFSIGMIFWIILFTIVFYRIVFHNPLPAKFLPTLFILIAPPAVGMIGYMGLMGHEVDMLVRMLVYVGLFITVLNVSLTPQFLKVPFFVSWWAYTFPLAAMSIATLTYLDAMRGIGLTLVAGAVLTLTTFVILAVLVRTTMALVTGKLFVPD
- a CDS encoding efflux RND transporter periplasmic adaptor subunit — encoded protein: MSIPPLILPLLAAILWLTACGETNQGDNTQEAERRAPVAAAEVRTRDLSRSLTLSATIEPRVVIRLASRTQGTIDQVHVEAGDRVDRGDLLLELDLSEHRAELARARAQEEEAQLEYNRSQQLRGEGVVSDADFQRARVALQINRSQRQLWETRIAYGRVMAPLDAVITDRFVEPGEAVEAQDTLFELAAMDELVMRPGVSEMDVVHLEVGQSLPITLDALPDETLEGRIRRIFPMAQPGSRLVTVEVALPSDATGRGVRPGFLGRIATRVDARPEALAVPAAAIGEDGDARYVYLIRDERLERRTIETGVSRGQWTEVLKGLEDGDVILATNPIDMSDGARVRIVGWRG
- a CDS encoding efflux RND transporter permease subunit — encoded protein: MNLSHLSIRRPIGTLALASVVFVLGLFFVDRLPIDLLPTIEYPHIRVTVNHPGVAPEVMEEQVTRVLERNLAATENLTRIYSRASEGRTNVNLLFEYGTNLDLALQDASRYLELARTQLPPDIEPPRLYKFDPSQDPVWQAGFSSTVRSEVEVRDWVDNRLAPQLLAIHGVSGVEAAGGMVREMEVIVDQARLRSYGLTMKDLIDTLEAENVDIAAGWVTGESFDVMAKTDGLFTSVADIENVLIDLPGDTGQRIRLSDVAQVRDGHRAQRLFVRLNGTPAAQISVFKLPEANTVEVVDQVQATLARLERSGYIPEDIAYQATTDPAFFIRGAIGSVATAAILGGVLAMLMVLLFLGSLRKGFVIGLSIPIAIMAAFALMGASGLTLNIISLGGLALGVGLLVDNAIVMLENIYRHREQLGKSSRDSALDGSREVVSAMTASTLTNLAAVLPFLLITGIAALIFRDLILTIAFAIIATLAAALTLVPMLAALLGEVRFSSGLEHSRPLQAFNRGIGHLRRGYRRILPRVLRWRWAVVGLAGMALVGAWLASTQLGTEFLPQVDDGNVSVRMVLPPGTPPQETDAAVRQIEQRLQDLPHVETVFSMVGGHLSGGIINERPGTANLRVQLTPAGARPDMPAGRWVSQAQDALDELDLPGARISVRPPSIPGLRLGAGDEDLSIGIVGEDLDQLQRLAREVSARLEGIDGLEGVEVGREDRSPLLRIIVDRERAADLGLRVSEVGGAIRDAVDGAVPTRFLTQNQEYDVRVRLPRERVADTEALGGMLLFRQGGEPVLLRDVARFELGEGPAHIERENQSRIARVNGDINTAVADTGTIMAQVEERLADLELPDDYSLIFSGQWETIQETQRELLTVVLLAVFLVFVVLAVQYERLSNPLVILSAAPLSLVGVVSILWLTQTPLSAPVMIGVVLLIGIVVNNAILLVEYIEIGRRVQGLGLARAVVRAGGVRLRPILMTTSTTVLGMTPLATGMGSGTEIMQPLALTVIGGLLVSMLLTLFVVPCLYLILGGAARLLNRAQTTSR
- a CDS encoding methyltransferase domain-containing protein, translated to METIVRHILASGARRVLDLGCGEGELLLRLAGQAPLEQLTGLDIDPACVDTARQALERTATSAGPCVEVRQGSFTEPDPSLQGFDVAALIETIEHIDPRHLSRLEDAVFGCMRPGTVLVTTPNQEYNQLYGLAPGEMRHPGHFFEWTRARFRKWGWGVAARHGYRVQFVDLGELDPALGGSSQMARFMRQ